One region of Kazachstania africana CBS 2517 chromosome 3, complete genome genomic DNA includes:
- the STE2 gene encoding alpha-factor pheromone receptor STE2 (similar to Saccharomyces cerevisiae STE2 (YFL026W); ancestral locus Anc_8.45), whose product MSMADYNISSLVYDPSYDPTQSILLYTSIYGNDTAITFDYLNDIVNEKIREGILFGVRCGCATLTTIVMWLVSKKKKTPIFIINQISLILIIIHSGLYFKYLFSNSTSVTYYLTLFPQLVSRYDLNISNAASMFDVLLVACIECSLVFQIRIMFTGANNNIQKYSLMLIALSTLLGISTVGMLLTYAIKSIISSYNGSYVNPKYYNIGFILFSSSINFMTFTLVVKLLVAIRSRRYLGLKQFDSFHILLIMTCQSLLVPSIIVILAYSLSSTESTDVLITISTLLVVLSLPLSSMWASANNNMSTTTISNSYLSDYTQSDGTGFHPNDGDSNHSFQIRSSPRSEVTKIDDLEKNAFYELTRTKWQKSNSDSSDLDDSSLADDLYTPNTEADKDARNFWINENETIENINADTNSSGLNDPNP is encoded by the coding sequence ATGTCTATGGCAGACTACAATATTAGTTCTTTAGTTTATGATCCCTCTTACGATCCAACTCAAAGCATACTACTCTATACATCCATATATGGTAATGACACTGCAATAACATTTGACTATCTTAATGACATagtaaatgaaaaaatcagAGAAGGTATTTTGTTCGGTGTAAGATGTGGATGTGCAACATTAACGACAATAGTAATGTGGCTAGTTTctaaaaagaagaaaactcCAATCTTcataataaatcaaatatcttTAATACTCATTATCATACATTCGGGACTTTACTTTAAATATCTATTCTCTAATTCTACCTCAGTTACCTATTACTTAACGCTGTTCCCACAATTGGTTAGTAGGTatgatttgaatatatcTAATGCTGCAAGTATGTTCGACGTACTTTTAGTGGCCTGTATTGAATGTTCACTCGTCTTCCAAATTAGAATTATGTTTACTGGTGCTAATAATaacattcaaaaatatagtTTGATGCTTATTGCCCTTTCTACCTTACTGGGAATTTCAACTGTCGGAATGTTATTGACATACGCCATAAAATCTATTATCTCATCATATAATGGGTCCTACGTGAACCCTAAATATTACAATATCGGGTTCATTTTATTCTCCTCTTCAATTAACTTCATGACTTTCACCCTAGTTGTCAAGTTATTGGTAGCAATTAGATCAAGACGTTATCTTGGTCTCAAACAATTCGATAGCTTCCATATCTTATTAATCATGACGTGTCAATCACTTTTAGTCCCATCAATAATAGTCATTTTAGCCTACAGTTTAAGCTCAACCGAGAGTACGGATGTCTTAATTACCATAAGTACATTGTTGGTGGTACTTTCCTTACCACTATCGTCAATGTGGGCATCagcaaataataatatgtcTACAACAACTATTTCAAACAGTTATCTCTCAGATTACACCCAAAGTGACGGCACTGGATTCCATCCAAATGACGGGGACAGTAATCATTCATTCCAAATTAGGAGCTCTCCAAGAAGTGAAGTCACAAAAATCGATGACTTAGAGAAGAATGCCTTCTATGAATTGACAAGAACGAAATGGCAAAAGAGCAATTCAGATTCAAGTGATCTTGACGATTCTTCTCTTGCTGATGATTTATATACTCCAAATACTGAAGCTGACAAAGATGCAAGAAATTTCTGgataaatgaaaatgaaaccaTTGAGAATATAAATGCGGATACTAACTCTTCAGGACTAAATGATCCTAACCCTTAA